In a single window of the Heliangelus exortis chromosome 1, bHelExo1.hap1, whole genome shotgun sequence genome:
- the GPR180 gene encoding integral membrane protein GPR180 isoform X3: MTVNHTEQNLTVSQIPYPETWYVFYVDKLTCEENYSESEDIQFEMVLLNPDAEGNPLDHFSAGESGLHEFFFLLVLAYFVTACIYAQSLWQTLKKRGPMHTILKVLTIALLLQAGSAFANYLHFSSYSRDGIGAPFMGSLAELCDIVSQIQMLYLLLSLCMGWTVGRMKKSHGRPLQWDSTPTSTGIAVVVVVTQSFLLIWEQFEDTNHHSYHSHHGLASGLLIGLRVCLALTLAAGLYQVITVERSTLKREFYITFAKACILWFLCHPCLATISVIFREYQREKPTIVLIHLAHCFARFGKPRARLIPSPSEKRRRRGRERRSLERKVWGIKKKKRTNRKKNPTKQTHTQKSYESLTKKKKKS, encoded by the exons tGACTGTGAACCACACAGAGCAAAATCTGACAGTGTCCCAGATTCCTTATCCGGAAACATGGTATGTGTTTTATGTAGACAAGTTAACCTGCGAGGAGAATTATTCTGAATCCGAGGATATTCAGTTTGAAATGGTCTTACTAAACCCAGATGCAGAAGGGAATCCATTAGATCACTTTAGCGCAGGGGAATCgg gATTACATgaattctttttcctgcttgtcCTTGCATACTTTGTAACTGCTTGCATATACGCACAGTCCCTATGGCAAACACTTAAGAAGCGTGGACCTATGCATACTATACTAAAGGTGTTGACAATTGCATTACTGTTGCAGGCTGGTTCAGCTTTTGCCAACTACCTGCATTTCTCAAG TTATTCTAGAGATGGAATAGGAGCACCTTTTATGGGAAGTCTGGCAGAAT TGTGTGACATAGTCTCACAGATACAAATGCTATATTTATTGTTGAGTCTCTGTATGGGTTGGACAGTAGGCAGAATGAAGAAATCTCATGGCAGACCTCTCCAGTGGGATTCTACTCCAACATCTACTGGCATTGCTGTAGTAGTTGTTGTTACACAG agctttttattaatttggGAGCAGTTTGAAGACACAAATCACCACAGCTACCATTCACACCATGGCTTAGCAAGTGGACTGCTTATTGGCCTCAGAGTTTGCCTAGCTTTGACACTGGCTGCTGGTCTTTACCAAGTTATCACAGTGGAGAGGAGCACGCTGAAAAGGGAGTTCTATATCACCTTTGCCAAA GCCTGCATTCTCTGGTTTTTGTGCCACCCATGTCTTGCAACCATTTCTGTAATATTCAGAGAATATCAAAGAGAAAAG cctaCAATTGTTTTAATACACCTGGCCCACTGTTTCGCACGCTTCGGAAAACCCAGAGCGCGGCTGATACCAAGCCCCAGCGAAAAGAGAcgaaggagaggaagggaacGGAGaagtttagaaagaaaagtgtggggaataaaaaaaaaaaaaagaacaaacaggaaaaaaaacccaacaaaacaaacacacacacaaaaaagctacgagtctttaacaaaaaaaaaaaaaaaatcctga